TTTATCAAACATCCATGCAACGCAGCCTGCTTCACCCATGGAGCCGCCGCCTTTACCAAGGGCGTGACGCACTTCGGCAACAGTACGGTTCTTGTTGTCGGTGGCTGCTTCGATGAGCACAGCTACACCGCCGGGGCCGTAACCTTCGTACATGACTTCGGAAATATCGCCACCGGCCAGTTCGCCGGTACCTTTTTTGATGGCGGTATCGATCTTGTCGTTGGGCATGTTCACGCCCTTCGCCTTGGAAATGGCAAGACGCAGGGAGGGGTTCATTGCCGGATCGCCTCCGCCCTTGGCTGCAAGGATGATGTCCTTTGCCATTTTGGTGAAAATCTTACCGCGCTTGGCGTCCTGTCTACCTTTTCTGTGCTGGATGTTAGCCCATTTACTATGTCCGGCCATTTTTTCCTCCTGAGAATATCAAAGTCCCGGCTTATATTTTTTTTGCTGGGACAGTATTTATATAATGATGCCTCCGGCGGCCCTCCGGGGGCCAAAGAAACTTTTGCAAAAGTTTCTCTGGACTCTTCAAAACCTTTTATTAAGGCTTCGCCAACTATTTATCCAAAGACCGTCCTAACAAGCTAAAGAATAAGCCTACTAAAACGTTTTGGGATTCTTAAACCCTTTTGGAAAAGGGTTTAAGGCCCCCGGCAGGGCCGCCGGAGGCA
This genomic interval from Desulfovibrio sp. JC010 contains the following:
- a CDS encoding YebC/PmpR family DNA-binding transcriptional regulator; this encodes MAGHSKWANIQHRKGRQDAKRGKIFTKMAKDIILAAKGGGDPAMNPSLRLAISKAKGVNMPNDKIDTAIKKGTGELAGGDISEVMYEGYGPGGVAVLIEAATDNKNRTVAEVRHALGKGGGSMGEAGCVAWMFDKKGVMVFDAEKYTEDQLLEIGLEGGAEDVIAEDDSLEVHCMPEDFTEVQKAFEAAECEAKSSDLAYVPKNLVEVDVPTAKKLMNLMEKLEDNDDVQNVHVNADFPDELMAEMED